The following coding sequences lie in one Bartonella sp. DGB1 genomic window:
- the nusA gene encoding transcription termination factor NusA: MTISASKLELLQIAEAVAREKSIDREIVLSAMADAIQKAAKARYGQETDIRVDINSKTGDIRIQRFLQVVEFPEFFSREISLEQAQQKDPTAKIGDFIAEELPALNLGRIAAQSSKQVIKQKVRDAERDRQIEEYTPRVGEIINGIVKRVEYGNIIVDLGKGEALIRRDELIPRENYRYGDRIRAYLYEVRREQKGPQIFLSRTHPQFMAKLFAMEVPEIYDGIVELKSVSRDPGSRAKIAVVSRDASIDPVGACVGLRGARVQAVVTELQGEKVDIIHWSPDPATFIVNSLQPAEVSKVVLDEDQNRIDVVVPNEQLSLAIGRRGQNVRLASQLTGWDIDILTEQEETTRRQKEFNDRTQLFMSVLNVDEMIAKILASEGFTSIEEIAYVDPNELISISEFDEDTIDELQSRAKAHLNEEEKIQNSKRMDLGVSEELYKIPGLTTAMLIALGEEGVKTIEDFAGYAVDDLVGWQEKNGHETKTHTGVLSSFDISRKEAETMILEARKLCGWLNDK, translated from the coding sequence ATGACTATAAGCGCAAGTAAATTAGAGCTATTACAAATTGCTGAAGCCGTTGCTCGTGAAAAATCTATTGATAGAGAAATAGTTTTATCTGCTATGGCAGATGCTATTCAAAAAGCCGCTAAAGCCCGTTATGGTCAAGAAACAGATATTAGAGTTGATATTAATTCTAAAACAGGCGATATTCGCATCCAAAGATTCTTACAAGTCGTTGAATTCCCTGAGTTTTTTTCCCGCGAGATTTCTTTAGAACAAGCTCAACAAAAAGATCCTACAGCCAAGATAGGTGATTTCATAGCTGAAGAACTACCCGCCTTGAATTTAGGTAGAATTGCTGCTCAATCTTCAAAACAAGTTATTAAACAAAAAGTTCGTGACGCTGAAAGAGATCGTCAAATAGAAGAATATACGCCGCGTGTTGGTGAAATAATAAATGGTATTGTGAAGCGTGTTGAATATGGCAACATTATTGTTGACCTAGGTAAAGGTGAAGCTCTTATACGCCGTGATGAACTAATTCCTCGGGAAAATTACCGCTATGGTGACCGTATTCGCGCTTATCTTTATGAAGTTAGAAGAGAACAAAAAGGTCCGCAAATATTTCTTTCACGAACACATCCGCAATTTATGGCCAAATTATTTGCAATGGAAGTTCCTGAAATTTATGATGGTATAGTTGAATTAAAATCTGTCTCTCGTGATCCTGGTTCTAGAGCAAAAATTGCCGTAGTTTCTAGAGATGCTTCTATAGATCCTGTAGGCGCTTGTGTTGGTTTACGTGGAGCTAGGGTTCAAGCAGTTGTTACAGAATTACAAGGTGAAAAAGTTGATATTATTCATTGGTCGCCTGATCCAGCAACTTTTATTGTTAATTCTTTACAACCAGCAGAAGTATCGAAGGTTGTATTAGATGAAGATCAGAATAGAATAGATGTTGTAGTTCCTAACGAACAATTAAGCTTAGCTATTGGTCGCCGCGGTCAGAATGTACGTTTAGCATCACAGTTAACTGGTTGGGATATTGATATTTTAACCGAACAAGAAGAGACTACTCGTCGACAAAAAGAATTTAACGATCGCACCCAATTATTTATGTCTGTATTAAATGTGGATGAAATGATTGCTAAAATTCTTGCTTCAGAAGGATTTACATCAATAGAAGAAATAGCATATGTTGATCCTAATGAATTAATTTCTATTAGTGAATTCGATGAAGATACTATAGATGAATTACAATCTCGTGCTAAAGCTCACTTAAATGAGGAAGAAAAAATTCAAAATAGTAAACGTATGGATCTAGGAGTTTCTGAAGAATTATATAAAATTCCAGGTCTTACCACTGCTATGTTGATTGCTCTAGGTGAAGAAGGCGTAAAAACTATTGAGGATTTTGCTGGTTACGCAGTCGATGATTTAGTTGGATGGCAAGAGAAAAATGGACATGAAACTAAAACTCATACCGGCGTTTTATCTTCTTTTGACATCTCTCGTAAGGAAGCAGAAACAATGATCCTCGAAGCACGCAAGCTTTGTGGTTGGTTAAACGATAAATAG
- a CDS encoding hemolysin family protein has translation MNQENPGQSTPEKNNLETEAEERSSFFSRIFSKKLRDNKISIRENLRESLANGFIDDSVFSTQERNILTNILSLRDQRIDDIMIPRADIKAFDIQEKLGDILVIFSNSSHSRMPVYDETLDDPKGMVHIKDVLNYITNNSKSKNENCLNLSNIDLNKPLSELDLIRPVLFVPNSMPAAQLMNRMQTARIQMALVIDEHGGTDGLVSLEDVVELIVGDIEDEHDNIEKLITQETNNSWISDARIELADLKLALGDDFIVDPESAEEVDTLGGLIVSLIDRIPTTGETIDFSPHFKFQIIKADSRRIIRVRVRKINSHE, from the coding sequence ATGAATCAAGAAAACCCTGGTCAGTCGACACCTGAAAAAAACAACTTAGAAACCGAAGCAGAAGAACGAAGTTCGTTTTTTTCCAGAATATTCTCAAAAAAATTACGCGATAATAAAATTTCTATTAGAGAAAATCTGCGGGAATCCCTTGCTAATGGATTTATAGATGATTCTGTTTTTTCTACGCAAGAACGCAACATATTAACTAATATTTTATCTCTTCGTGATCAACGTATTGATGATATTATGATACCGCGAGCTGATATAAAAGCTTTTGATATTCAAGAAAAATTAGGTGATATATTAGTTATATTTAGTAATTCTAGTCATTCTCGTATGCCCGTTTACGATGAAACTCTTGATGACCCTAAAGGTATGGTTCATATAAAAGATGTATTAAATTATATAACTAATAATAGTAAATCTAAAAATGAAAATTGCTTAAATTTATCTAACATAGATCTAAACAAACCTTTAAGTGAACTTGACCTTATTCGCCCAGTCTTATTTGTTCCAAACTCTATGCCCGCCGCCCAATTAATGAATCGCATGCAAACTGCCCGTATCCAAATGGCGCTAGTGATCGATGAACATGGTGGTACAGATGGTTTAGTATCGCTAGAGGATGTAGTAGAATTAATTGTTGGTGATATAGAAGATGAACATGATAATATAGAAAAATTAATTACACAAGAAACTAATAATTCTTGGATATCTGATGCGCGCATTGAATTAGCTGATCTCAAACTAGCTCTAGGTGATGACTTCATAGTAGATCCAGAATCAGCAGAAGAAGTCGATACTCTCGGCGGTCTGATTGTGTCTCTTATTGACCGTATTCCTACTACAGGAGAAACTATAGATTTTTCTCCACACTTTAAATTTCAAATTATAAAAGCAGATTCTAGAAGAATAATTCGTGTAAGAGTACGTAAAATTAATTCCCATGAATAA
- the infB gene encoding translation initiation factor IF-2: protein MTDKKTNISSDNTRKTLTLKTTPVSPNNKLSSSGRSLSAPKKQIVVENKRRKFKLHDNQANSDNTNNSVTQTFAQPRVANNSRRKTTAINSNLNNNFSQNLSVAEQEARKQALQAAQQRKIILEQEEAQREKERIAAELEAAKLRASEPESVSPTVIPPIESPNKLTKDVTPKKPTDVTNDSKNIKSLPNTIEKKEDKFNVKTTAPKRPETESNTPRRSNVTKADASKAPRTNRTTDTKRRNKITISTVFDDEEQIRGRSIASMRRRQEKIKKSMQVEVKEKISREVIIPETITLQELAQRMAERSVDVIKYLMKQGQMLKPGDVIEADMAQLIAEDFGHIVRRVAESDVEEAFVNVSDNPDNFVSRPPVVTVMGHVDHGKTSLLDAFRKSNTVSSEAGGITQHIGAYQVEHNNKKVTFIDTPGHAAFTAMRARGAQITDIAILVVAADDGVMPQTIESIKHAKAANVPIIVAINKIDKPDADPQRVKSELLQHEVFVETMGGDVLEVEVSAKEGTNLNKLLDTILLQAEMLDLKADPKRNAEGTVIEAKLDKGRGTVTTVLIQKGTLSLGDIVIAGSKWGRVRALINDHGKHIPNASLSMPVEILGLQGAPQAGDRLAVVKHESQAREIAEYRARQQREKAIAKQTSARGSLEQMMNQLQTSDLKEFPLVIKADVQGSVEAIVNSLEKLNTNEVRAHIIYAGVGGITETDISLAEASNAMIIGFNVRATKQAKDAANSQNITLNYYNIIYDLVDDIKSIMSGLLTPERRETFLGNAEVLEIFNITKVGKIAGCRITEGKIERGAGVRLIRDNVVIHEGKLKVLKRFKNEVSEAFSGQECGMAFENYEDMHVGDIIEAFRVEHFSRSL, encoded by the coding sequence ATGACTGACAAAAAAACTAACATATCCTCAGATAATACCCGTAAGACTCTTACGTTGAAAACTACTCCTGTTAGCCCTAATAATAAACTATCATCTAGCGGACGTTCTCTATCGGCTCCTAAAAAGCAAATTGTAGTTGAGAATAAACGTCGTAAATTTAAATTACATGATAATCAAGCTAATTCAGATAATACTAACAATTCTGTTACTCAGACTTTTGCTCAACCTCGTGTAGCTAATAATAGTAGAAGAAAAACCACAGCTATCAACTCCAATCTCAATAATAATTTTTCACAAAATTTATCTGTGGCTGAACAAGAAGCACGTAAACAAGCCTTACAAGCAGCACAACAACGAAAAATTATTTTAGAACAAGAAGAAGCGCAGCGTGAAAAAGAGCGTATCGCTGCTGAATTAGAAGCAGCAAAATTAAGAGCTAGTGAGCCAGAATCTGTTTCACCTACTGTTATTCCACCAATTGAATCACCAAATAAATTAACCAAAGATGTTACCCCTAAAAAACCCACAGATGTAACTAATGATAGTAAGAACATTAAAAGCCTTCCTAATACTATTGAGAAAAAAGAAGATAAATTTAATGTAAAAACTACTGCACCTAAACGACCTGAAACTGAGAGTAATACTCCTCGTCGTAGCAATGTAACCAAAGCTGATGCTAGTAAAGCTCCACGTACTAATCGTACAACAGATACTAAACGCCGTAATAAAATAACTATTTCTACGGTTTTTGATGATGAAGAACAAATCCGCGGTCGTTCTATTGCTTCAATGCGTCGTAGACAAGAAAAAATTAAAAAATCTATGCAAGTTGAAGTAAAAGAAAAAATTTCGCGAGAAGTTATTATACCTGAAACAATAACCTTGCAGGAATTAGCACAACGTATGGCCGAAAGATCTGTTGATGTTATAAAATATTTAATGAAACAAGGTCAAATGCTAAAACCAGGCGATGTTATAGAAGCGGATATGGCACAACTTATAGCCGAAGATTTTGGTCATATAGTTCGTAGAGTTGCAGAATCAGATGTAGAAGAAGCCTTCGTTAATGTAAGCGACAATCCCGATAATTTTGTTTCACGTCCTCCAGTTGTAACCGTTATGGGTCATGTTGATCATGGAAAAACTTCTTTATTAGACGCATTTCGTAAATCTAATACTGTCTCATCTGAAGCAGGCGGCATTACTCAACATATTGGTGCATATCAAGTTGAACATAATAACAAAAAAGTAACCTTTATTGATACTCCAGGACACGCAGCTTTTACAGCTATGCGTGCTAGAGGTGCGCAAATTACTGATATAGCTATTTTAGTTGTAGCTGCTGATGATGGAGTTATGCCACAAACTATAGAATCTATTAAACATGCTAAAGCAGCTAATGTACCAATAATTGTAGCTATAAATAAAATAGACAAACCTGATGCTGATCCGCAACGAGTAAAAAGTGAATTACTACAACATGAAGTATTTGTTGAAACTATGGGTGGAGATGTTCTAGAGGTTGAAGTTTCTGCGAAAGAAGGTACTAATCTAAATAAATTACTAGATACTATTTTACTACAAGCAGAAATGTTAGACTTAAAAGCAGATCCAAAAAGAAATGCTGAAGGTACCGTTATAGAAGCTAAATTAGATAAAGGTAGAGGTACTGTCACCACTGTATTGATACAAAAAGGTACATTATCGCTTGGTGATATTGTAATAGCAGGTAGTAAATGGGGTAGAGTAAGAGCTTTGATCAATGATCACGGGAAACATATCCCTAACGCATCACTTTCTATGCCCGTTGAAATCTTAGGCTTACAAGGCGCCCCACAAGCCGGAGATCGTTTAGCAGTTGTTAAACATGAATCGCAAGCTAGAGAAATAGCCGAATATCGTGCAAGACAACAACGCGAAAAAGCGATTGCTAAACAAACTAGTGCACGTGGTTCGTTAGAACAAATGATGAACCAATTACAGACATCAGATCTTAAAGAATTCCCATTAGTAATCAAAGCTGACGTACAAGGATCAGTGGAAGCTATTGTAAATTCATTGGAAAAACTTAACACTAACGAAGTACGTGCTCATATTATTTATGCTGGTGTTGGCGGTATAACTGAAACAGATATATCTTTAGCTGAAGCATCAAATGCTATGATAATAGGTTTTAATGTTAGAGCTACTAAACAAGCCAAAGATGCTGCTAATTCGCAAAATATTACCCTAAATTATTATAATATAATTTATGATCTAGTTGATGATATTAAATCTATTATGTCAGGATTATTAACTCCTGAAAGACGTGAAACTTTCCTTGGTAATGCTGAAGTGTTAGAAATATTTAATATCACTAAAGTTGGCAAAATTGCTGGATGTCGAATTACAGAAGGTAAGATTGAACGCGGTGCTGGCGTACGTCTAATTCGTGATAATGTTGTCATCCATGAAGGTAAACTAAAAGTTCTAAAAAGATTTAAAAATGAAGTTTCAGAAGCATTTTCTGGGCAAGAATGTGGTATGGCTTTCGAAAATTATGAAGATATGCATGTAGGGGACATTATAGAAGCATTCCGCGTAGAACATTTTTCTCGTAGCTTATAG
- the rimP gene encoding ribosome maturation factor RimP encodes MTNSENNIYNDDRLIKESGLEAKVANIILPTLHSLGFRAVRIYFSGLNGNTLQVMIERPDGTLTINDCEFISRTLSPLLDVADIIPQKYHLEISSPGIDRPLVRKTDFEKWEGHLAKVETINLIHERKRFRGIIQNPTDLGFNIYSDQLSYDNIESIFIAYDNYESGRLILTDELIKETLKKEKQLAKNNNTDENLS; translated from the coding sequence ATGACTAACTCAGAAAATAATATATATAATGATGACCGCTTAATTAAAGAAAGTGGATTAGAAGCTAAAGTAGCAAATATAATTTTACCTACTCTGCATTCTTTAGGCTTTAGAGCTGTTCGTATTTATTTTTCTGGTCTTAATGGTAACACATTACAAGTTATGATTGAACGACCTGATGGAACGCTAACTATTAATGATTGTGAATTTATTAGCCGCACATTATCTCCTTTATTAGATGTAGCTGATATCATTCCACAAAAATATCACCTTGAAATTTCTTCTCCTGGTATTGATAGACCGTTGGTTAGAAAAACTGATTTTGAAAAATGGGAAGGTCATTTAGCTAAAGTAGAGACGATTAACCTAATTCATGAACGCAAACGCTTTCGAGGGATAATACAAAATCCAACCGATCTAGGTTTTAATATTTATTCTGATCAATTATCTTATGATAATATTGAGAGTATTTTCATTGCATATGACAATTATGAATCAGGACGCTTAATTTTAACCGATGAATTAATCAAAGAAACCTTAAAAAAAGAAAAACAACTAGCAAAAAATAATAATACTGATGAAAATTTATCATAA
- the lnt gene encoding apolipoprotein N-acyltransferase, whose translation MGILANLALPPYKIFFLPFFIFPILLYLIISTTDASIDNKTKIRKKFFLGYFFGCGYFFSSLFWLGSTIINEAQIPLLFFPLCYLILPSILSIYYGLAFALTAVMGKSKFSFLIAFVINISFFEWLRSVLFTGFPWNLIAYMAAPFPVTMQLISLIGISGLMFFSILIFSLPLLFFYKKTRTTSILFFIFLLLIWFGWGVYRLSNAPNIADQPSNVTIRIVQPSITASLRWQANYSEYILDKLINLSLQKSKLSPNKAPDIILWSETAIPYIVKKNDLIIKRLAKILLPEQILISGALRGEKDKIFNSIIAINNQANIIAYKDKSHLVPFGEYIPFSNYLKKLPIREFTTIPAGFTAGEKNTNFTINSKLSFLALICYEVIFSPTISLIDPPLQAILNVSNDGWYGNTAGPHQHFHQAQLRAVSLGIPLIRAANNGISAVVDSYGRVISSLGYNEIGVIDSYIPATADSIIKKFDDEKLFFFWLLLYITSYLFTIYRFNHIILNNFMDKIHHKRNN comes from the coding sequence TTGGGAATTTTAGCTAATCTTGCTTTACCTCCTTATAAAATATTTTTTCTTCCTTTTTTTATATTTCCAATATTATTATATTTAATAATATCTACTACAGATGCTAGTATAGATAATAAAACAAAGATCAGAAAAAAATTTTTTTTAGGATATTTTTTTGGCTGTGGATATTTTTTTTCCAGCCTTTTTTGGTTAGGCTCCACCATAATTAACGAAGCGCAGATTCCCTTATTATTTTTCCCCCTCTGCTATTTAATTTTACCTAGCATCTTAAGTATTTATTATGGCTTAGCTTTTGCTTTAACGGCCGTTATGGGTAAAAGTAAATTTAGTTTTTTAATAGCCTTTGTAATTAATATAAGTTTTTTTGAATGGTTACGTAGTGTCTTATTTACTGGTTTTCCCTGGAATCTTATAGCATATATGGCTGCACCTTTCCCTGTTACTATGCAACTAATATCTTTAATAGGTATATCCGGCTTAATGTTTTTTAGTATCTTAATATTTAGCTTACCGTTATTATTTTTTTATAAAAAAACAAGAACCACATCTATATTATTCTTTATATTCTTATTACTTATATGGTTTGGATGGGGTGTCTATAGATTATCTAATGCTCCTAACATAGCGGATCAACCTAGCAATGTTACTATACGTATTGTACAGCCTTCTATTACAGCCTCATTGCGGTGGCAAGCCAACTACAGCGAATATATTTTAGATAAATTAATTAATTTATCCTTACAAAAAAGTAAATTATCCCCTAATAAAGCTCCTGATATTATTTTATGGTCAGAAACAGCTATTCCCTACATAGTTAAAAAAAATGATTTAATTATAAAACGTCTAGCTAAAATATTATTACCAGAGCAAATACTAATTAGCGGAGCCTTAAGAGGCGAAAAAGATAAAATATTTAATTCAATAATAGCAATTAATAACCAAGCTAATATAATTGCTTATAAAGATAAAAGTCATCTTGTTCCTTTTGGTGAATATATACCTTTTTCTAATTATTTAAAAAAATTACCAATTAGAGAATTTACTACTATTCCTGCTGGTTTTACCGCTGGAGAGAAAAATACTAACTTTACAATAAATTCTAAATTATCTTTTTTAGCTTTAATATGTTACGAAGTTATTTTTAGTCCTACTATTTCATTGATTGATCCCCCATTACAAGCTATATTAAACGTTAGTAATGACGGCTGGTATGGAAATACGGCAGGTCCACATCAACATTTCCATCAAGCTCAATTACGCGCTGTTTCTTTAGGTATACCTTTAATACGAGCAGCTAATAACGGGATATCAGCGGTAGTTGATAGCTATGGTCGGGTCATATCTTCGTTAGGATACAATGAAATAGGAGTAATAGATTCATATATTCCAGCAACTGCAGATTCGATAATTAAAAAATTTGATGATGAAAAACTATTCTTTTTTTGGTTGTTGTTGTACATAACAAGCTATTTGTTTACTATATACAGATTCAATCATATAATATTAAATAATTTTATGGATAAAATACATCATAAACGAAATAATTAG
- the metK gene encoding methionine adenosyltransferase, translating into MLSNSYYFTSESVSEGHPDKICDRISDEIVDMIYKEAIKTGMDPWCVRVAAETLATTNKLIIAGEVRVPETLLKKDSSGHLMKDSYGNPIIDPLPFQTLAREIIRSIGYEQPGFHWEKVQIDVLLHSQSIDIARGVDHVNSSHTNEGAGDQGIMFGYACRETPALMPAPIYYSHRILELLSKARRNKEGEAAFLGPDSKSQITIKYENGKPKLVTQIVLSTQHLIEDWDSNKVRSVVEPYIRLALADIKIAEDCCWYINPTGKFVIGGPDGDAGLTGRKIVVDTYGGAAPHGGGAFSGKDTTKVDRSAAYAARYLAKNIVAANLAERCTIQLAYAIGVSHPLSIYVNFHNTSSIDERDMANALRDLVDLSPSGIRKHLCLNRPIYAVTSTYGHFGRDAGEDGSFSWEKLDLIDKLQARFPL; encoded by the coding sequence ATGTTATCTAATAGTTATTATTTTACCAGTGAATCAGTCTCTGAAGGACATCCTGATAAAATCTGTGATCGCATATCTGACGAAATAGTAGATATGATTTATAAAGAAGCAATAAAGACAGGTATGGATCCCTGGTGTGTAAGAGTAGCCGCTGAGACTTTAGCTACCACAAATAAACTAATAATTGCTGGCGAGGTAAGAGTTCCTGAAACTTTATTAAAAAAAGATTCATCAGGTCATTTAATGAAAGATTCTTACGGTAATCCTATTATTGATCCTCTCCCTTTCCAAACATTAGCACGGGAAATTATTCGTTCTATTGGTTATGAGCAGCCTGGTTTTCACTGGGAAAAAGTACAAATAGATGTATTACTACATAGCCAATCAATTGATATCGCGCGCGGAGTTGATCATGTCAATTCTTCTCATACTAATGAAGGTGCTGGCGATCAAGGGATTATGTTTGGTTATGCTTGCCGCGAAACGCCTGCGCTAATGCCCGCCCCTATTTATTATTCTCATCGTATTTTAGAACTACTTTCTAAAGCTCGTAGAAATAAAGAAGGAGAAGCTGCATTTTTAGGTCCTGATTCTAAAAGTCAAATTACTATTAAATATGAGAATGGTAAACCAAAATTAGTGACACAAATTGTGCTTTCGACACAACATTTAATAGAAGATTGGGACTCGAACAAAGTTAGATCTGTTGTAGAGCCTTATATAAGATTAGCTCTTGCTGACATAAAGATAGCAGAAGATTGTTGCTGGTATATTAATCCTACCGGTAAATTTGTTATTGGAGGTCCAGATGGAGACGCTGGTTTAACTGGTAGAAAAATTGTTGTTGATACTTATGGTGGAGCTGCTCCTCATGGTGGCGGCGCTTTTTCTGGTAAAGATACAACTAAAGTAGATCGTTCAGCAGCTTATGCAGCACGTTATTTAGCTAAAAATATTGTGGCGGCTAACTTAGCAGAACGTTGCACTATTCAATTAGCTTATGCAATTGGTGTGTCGCATCCTTTGTCTATTTATGTAAATTTTCATAATACGAGCTCTATAGATGAAAGAGATATGGCTAATGCTTTACGAGACTTAGTAGATTTATCACCTTCTGGCATAAGAAAACATTTATGTTTAAATCGCCCTATTTATGCTGTTACCTCAACTTATGGTCATTTTGGTAGGGATGCTGGAGAAGATGGTAGTTTTTCTTGGGAAAAATTAGATCTTATCGATAAATTACAAGCAAGATTCCCTTTATAA
- a CDS encoding helix-turn-helix domain-containing protein — translation MKFLQKKNKKYNHIDIQVGNRINKQRRALGITQKQLGKLLGVTFQQIQKYEKGINRISASSLLEIARLLEVPLSFFFQKEGEQDKAEFPVKEAQKFILRESEDADARKMKDTIKLIKLFEKIESEKFRKEIIRLTETLLKSEK, via the coding sequence ATGAAATTTTTACAAAAAAAGAATAAGAAATATAATCATATTGATATCCAAGTTGGCAATCGTATTAATAAACAAAGACGCGCCTTAGGAATAACCCAAAAACAATTAGGGAAATTGCTGGGCGTTACTTTCCAACAAATACAAAAATATGAAAAAGGTATTAATAGAATTAGTGCTAGTAGCTTACTAGAAATTGCACGTTTACTAGAAGTTCCGCTTAGTTTTTTTTTTCAAAAAGAGGGTGAACAGGATAAAGCTGAATTTCCAGTAAAAGAAGCGCAAAAATTTATTTTAAGAGAATCAGAAGACGCGGATGCACGAAAAATGAAAGATACAATAAAATTAATAAAATTATTTGAAAAAATTGAATCAGAAAAATTTAGAAAAGAAATTATACGATTAACGGAAACATTATTAAAATCTGAAAAATAA
- a CDS encoding RNA-binding protein: MSDRRCIVTKICKDSSELIRFVLSPTGVLTPDIKCNLPGRGCWVTANKNFVSQAIEKNLFSRAFKNKVIIPDALLDMIDKLLTISCLKTLSLLKKAGLVILGSTQIISLAKQGRLSLILHSREAAADGKRKINQAVYSYKHANQKSPIILSLFSNDEMILIFGRAIIMHLAVLKDLRTADIIKRIQYLSNYRDDSQKILKDDIRDTRET, from the coding sequence ATGAGCGACAGAAGATGCATAGTAACAAAAATATGTAAAGATAGCAGCGAATTAATTAGATTCGTTCTTTCTCCTACTGGAGTTTTAACTCCAGACATAAAATGCAATCTACCTGGTCGTGGTTGTTGGGTAACTGCTAATAAAAATTTTGTTTCCCAGGCAATCGAAAAAAACTTATTCAGTCGCGCCTTTAAAAATAAGGTAATTATACCAGACGCTTTATTGGACATGATTGATAAATTATTAACTATATCTTGCTTAAAAACACTTTCTCTGTTAAAAAAAGCTGGGTTAGTTATCTTAGGCTCTACTCAAATTATCTCTCTTGCTAAACAAGGGAGATTATCACTTATATTACATAGTCGTGAAGCAGCCGCAGATGGAAAACGCAAAATAAATCAGGCAGTTTATAGTTATAAACATGCTAATCAAAAATCACCTATTATTTTATCACTTTTTTCAAATGATGAGATGATTTTAATATTTGGACGTGCTATTATTATGCATCTTGCTGTTCTTAAAGATCTTCGTACAGCTGATATAATAAAACGTATTCAATATTTATCTAATTATCGAGATGATTCACAAAAAATTCTAAAAGATGATATAAGGGATACAAGGGAAACATAA
- a CDS encoding tRNA (guanosine(46)-N(7))-methyltransferase TrmB, whose amino-acid sequence MTDDNLLTRGFFGRRKGRPLGLSQKNLSESLLPDLLISINEDKISNLQELFPITLTNFQLEIGFGGGEHLLHRMQQNPTTGFIGVEPFINGIGKLLSKLELDPNLCKRLRLYNDDAVNLLNYLPSEQLSVIDLLYPDPWPKKRHWKRRFLNKSNLDHFARLLKKDGIFRFASDIESYVTWTLAHINQNKFLHWQLEHPLDYYTAYPGWISTRYEQKALREGRTPHYLTFRKS is encoded by the coding sequence ATGACTGATGATAATCTTCTAACTCGTGGTTTTTTTGGACGCAGAAAAGGTCGACCTTTAGGTTTATCTCAAAAGAATTTATCTGAGTCATTATTACCTGATCTTTTAATTTCTATAAATGAAGATAAAATCAGTAATTTACAAGAATTATTTCCAATAACTTTAACGAATTTTCAATTAGAGATTGGCTTCGGTGGCGGTGAACATTTACTACATAGAATGCAACAAAATCCTACCACTGGCTTCATTGGCGTTGAACCTTTTATAAATGGTATAGGTAAATTATTATCTAAATTAGAATTAGACCCTAATTTATGTAAAAGATTACGGTTGTATAATGATGATGCTGTCAATTTGTTAAATTATTTACCTTCAGAACAATTATCAGTAATTGATTTACTTTATCCGGATCCTTGGCCTAAAAAAAGACATTGGAAAAGACGTTTTCTTAATAAAAGTAACCTAGATCATTTTGCAAGATTACTAAAAAAAGATGGTATTTTTAGATTCGCTAGCGATATTGAAAGCTATGTAACTTGGACATTAGCGCATATCAATCAGAATAAATTTCTTCATTGGCAACTGGAACATCCACTAGATTACTATACAGCTTACCCCGGGTGGATCAGTACAAGATACGAACAAAAAGCCTTACGAGAAGGTAGAACACCACATTACTTAACTTTTAGAAAAAGTTAA